CACTGCATATGTAATCTGTCGTCAAGTTGAGCAAGCTAGCACTCAATTAGGTATCGATCTATCACAAGCTACAGTAGCAGTGTGTGGTGCTACAGGAGATATAGGTAGTGCAGTTTGTCGTTGGTTAGATGCTCGCACTGATGTCGCCGAATTAATCTTAATCGCTCGCAACCAGGAACGTTTACAAAACCTGCAAGCGGAACTAGGAAGAGGGAAAATCATGGGTTTAGAGGAAGCCCTACCTCAAGCTGATATTATTGTTTGGGTAGCAAGTATGCCTAAAGGCGTGGAAATTGACGCTAGTACCCTGAAACAGCCATGCTTATTGATTGATGGCGGATACCCCAAAAATCTGGGCACGAAAGTCCAGTCTCCCAGCGTTTACGTCCTTAATGGAGGTATAGTCGAACATTCTTTGGATATTGACTGGAAAATCATGAAAATAGTCAATATGGAAGCTCCAGAAAGACAACTATTTGCCTGTTTTGCTGAAGCCATGATTCTAGAATTTGAACAGTGGCACACTAACTTTTCTTGGGGACGCAACCAAATTACAGTGGAAAAAATGGATCAAATTGGTCAAGCTTCCCGCAAACACGGTT
This genomic window from Merismopedia glauca CCAP 1448/3 contains:
- a CDS encoding long-chain acyl-[acyl-carrier-protein] reductase — translated: MFGLIGHLTSLQHAQSVARELGYPEYADQELDFWCSAPPQIVDHITVTSITGQKIEGKYVESCFLPEMLANRRIKAAIRKILNAMACAQKNDIDITALGGFSSIIFEEFNLESIKQVRNVELDFARFTTGNTHTAYVICRQVEQASTQLGIDLSQATVAVCGATGDIGSAVCRWLDARTDVAELILIARNQERLQNLQAELGRGKIMGLEEALPQADIIVWVASMPKGVEIDASTLKQPCLLIDGGYPKNLGTKVQSPSVYVLNGGIVEHSLDIDWKIMKIVNMEAPERQLFACFAEAMILEFEQWHTNFSWGRNQITVEKMDQIGQASRKHGFQPLLLSI